In the genome of Hyphomicrobium sp. ghe19, the window GAAGATCGATGTAGTTCAACCGACCATCCGCAGTAAATTTCTGGTCAGGATATTTGTAGCCTGACCAGCTTTCGTCTGGCAAAAACGACGAGTACTCACTCTCGAGAGAGGCCAGCTTCTTAGCGTCCATGATGTCTGAATTCGCGGGAAGACCTGCAGCGTCTTTCTTGCGGTATTCGCGGATCATACCGCTCTCTTGTACCCGCCAAAGTCCGTGCTTTCCTTCTCCGATCATCGAAAGCACCTGTTCGGCAATCGTAAAGAAGCGATACGTGTAGTTGGTATTCACATAACCAACGTAAAACGGCAGATGTGGAATTTTGGAATGCGTTGTCGAAGGACGACCGACTCCGACCAGGTCTTTCTGGCCGTCGTCCTCCTTCACGATTTGGTCACTCGTGTAAAAGTACGGGTCTCCGTTAGTCAGATCCCGCAAATCAATAGGTTCAGCCGCATTCACAGTTAGCGGCAGAATAGACAGTATTGCAGCCACGGGCAGTAGCTGACTTGCTCGCTTGCGCATGTTGCGTCCTCATGAGTGTCGCTATCGGAGACCAAAAAGGGCGCCCATCAGAGCGCCCCAAATTAGCCGTCAGGAATTATCGCGAGCACGCTGTCCGCAGATGAAGCCTAAACCTTCCTTTTCCGTGGTGAACGTGATCGTCGAACCTTTGGGGAAGAAGAGCACATCGCCCTTTGTTGCGGTCACGGTGTTTTTCCCGTCAGAGACCGTCATCGAACCCTCGAGGATAATTTTGGCCTCGTCGTAGGTGTAGTCGTAGGTCAACGGAGCGGACTTCTCGAGGCGGAACAGTCCGCAGGTCAACGGCGCTTTCGGGTCGTCCGACGAGATGATGTCCTGCAGAAAGGCGTCAACGTTCGGAGTGCCCATGGACTTGATCTGCATACCCTGGGCATTCTTGATATATGTGAGTTCTTTCGAT includes:
- a CDS encoding cupin domain-containing protein, with the protein product MLDRKRLGFLAGAGLFAIVAAASAYGEAKAPSKELTYIKNAQGMQIKSMGTPNVDAFLQDIISSDDPKAPLTCGLFRLEKSAPLTYDYTYDEAKIILEGSMTVSDGKNTVTATKGDVLFFPKGSTITFTTEKEGLGFICGQRARDNS